CAGTACGCGGAGGCGCACATCTTCGCGCCGCTCGGCCTGAAGTACACGCGCTTCCTGCCGCCCGCCGCGTGGCTGCCGCACATCGCGCCCACGCAATACGAAGAAGGCGCCGCCGGGCCGATGCTGCGCGGCGTGGTGCACGATCCGCGCGCCCGCCGCATGGGCGGCGTGGCCGGACACGCCGGCCTGTTCTCCCGCGCCGACGACGTGGCGAAGTTCGCGCAGGCGGTCCTGGACCACAAAATCCTCTCGCCGCTGACCATCGAAAAAATGACGACGCCGCAGCAGCCCATCAATGCCACGTCGCTGCGCGGCCTGGGCTGGGACCTGGACACCTCGTTCTCCTCCAATCGCGGCGACCTGCTGCCCATCGGCTCGTTCGGACACACCGGCTTCACCGGAACCTCGCTCTGGATCGACCCCACCACGAAGACCTACATCGCGATCCTCGCCAACGGCGTGCATCCCAGCGGACACGGCAGTGCCATCGCGCTGCGCAATCGGGTGGCAACTGCGGTAGCGGCCGCGCTCGACCTTACGCCCTCGGAGAAAGAAAAGGTCCGCACCGCGGAAATCACGGGATACAACGAGCTGCTGGCCGGCATGCGCCGCGTCAGCGCGCGCAACGGCAAAGTCCTGACCGGCATTGACGTGCTCGAGGCGACGAACTTCGCAGCGCTTAGGGGCCCGTCGCGCGATGGCTCAGGCGTGCGCAAGATCGGCCTCATCACCAACCAGACCGGCCTCGACGCCGAAGGCCGCCGCACGCTCGACGTGCTGGCGCGCGTTCCCGGCATCGAGCTGAAAGTCCTTTTCAGCCCCGAGCACGGCTTCGCCGGCCAGGTGGACACCACCAATGTCCCCGACGCGAAAGACGAAGCCAGCGGCATCCCCATCTTCAGCACTTACGGCCCCGGCGGCTTCCGCAAGCCCGCGCCCGAACTGTTGCGCTCCCTCGACGCCATCGTCTACGACATTCAGGACGCCGGCGCGCGCTTCTACACCTATGAGACGACCGCCGCGTGGTTCTTGGAGCCGGCGCGGGATGCCGGCGTGGAGTTCATCGTTCTCGATCGGCCGAATCCCATCACCGGGTCCTTCGTTCAGGGACCGATCTCCGATCCCGGCACGGAGAGCTTCGTGAACTGGCATCAATTGCCGGTGCGTCACGGGCTGACCATTGGCGAAGCGGTGCAGCTCTACAACGGCGAGCGCAAGATCGGCGCGAAGGTCACGGTGGTGCCGATGCGGGGCTGGTTCCGCGGAGACTGGTTCGATTCGACCTCGCTGCTCTGGGTGAATCCCTCCCCCAACCTGCGTTCCATGACCGCCGCCGCGCTGTACACCGGTGTCGCGCTCGTCGAGGGCACGAATGTCTCCGTAGGCCGCGGCACGGACACGCCGTTTGAAATTGTGGGCGCGCCCTGGATCACACCAAGACCGTCGCCGAATACATCATCCGCCGGCAGCAAACCGCGCGAGCTGGCGGCGTATCTGAACGATCGCTACATCAGCGGCGTGCGCTTCGTGCCGGTCACGTTCACGCCGGCGGCCGGCAGCAAGTTCGGTGGACAGCTCTGCGGCGGCGTCGGCATCCTGCTGCTGGACCGCACCACGCTCGACGCACCCCACCTCGGCATCGAAATCGCCTCGGCGCTGCATAAGCTCTATCCCGCCGATTTCGCGCTCGACAAGATGAAGGCGCTCGTGGCTAACGCGCGCGTCATGGACGCGCTCGCCAGGGGCGAAGACCCGCGCAGAATCGTGGACGATTGGCGGACCGACCTGGAGAATTTCGTGCAAATGCGTCAGAAGTACCTGATCTACAAGTAGCGCTTGCCTGGAGGTGGGCAAATGCACCTGCTGCAAACATCCCGCGCGCAGCGGGGATCCATGATGGCCATCAGCCTTATCAAGCGGGCGGTGCTCATCGTCGTACTCACCGCCACCGCCTTCGCCGCCGACCTGCAATCCCAGCTCGAGGCCCTCGTCCGCGCGCATCACGGGCAGGCGGCGATCTACGCACGCCACTTGAAAACCGGCGCCAGCGTCGCCGTGAATGCCGACACGCCCGTACCGACCGCCTCGGTCATCAAGCTGGCGATCATGGTCACCGCGTTCGACCTGGCGCATGCCGGCAAGCTCAGCCTCGAGGAAAAGCTTGCGTTGACCAAGGAAAACCAGGTCTCGGGCTCCGGCATCCTCGGCGCCCTCACGCCCGGCCTGCAGATCACCCTCGGCGACGCCATCGTGCTCATGATCCAGCTCAGCGACAACACCGCCACCAACATGGTGATCGACCGCCTCAGCGTCGCCGCCGTGGACCAGAAGCTGACCGCCATGGGCGAAAAGAACACGTGGCTCTATAAGAAAGTCATGAAGCCGGCGGAAGGCCCCATGCCGTCTGATCAGCCAAAGTTTGGCCTGGGCAAGACGACCGCGCGCGAGATGGCCGACGTGATGGCGTCGATCGAGCGCTGCGATATTGGCGATGCGGCACTCTGCAAGCGCATGATCGAAATCCTCAAGGGCCAGCAGAACCGCGATGCCATCCCGCGCTACATCGAGTTCGCCGATACATCCGAGCGCCCCAGCATGATCGCCAACAAGACCGGATCGCTCGACGCCGTGCGCAACGACGTGGCGCTCGTCTACACCGCCGGCGGGCCGATCGTCATCTCCGCCTTCACGTGGGACAACCAGGACCGCAGCTGGACGCCCGACAACCAGGGCGCGCTGCTCATCGGCCGCATGGCGCAGGCCATCCTGCAGGCTTGGGCGCCGGCCGCGGTGAAACCGTCAGCTGCCGGAAGCGCCTCAAATGCGGTCCCGGTCACCGCTGCCGCCCCGGGTACGCCCAAGAATTAGCGCAAGAAATCCGCGGGACAGCGATCTTCCAGCAGAAGGGAAGGCCCCGCTTGGGGCGCAGTCGCGAAGCAATGGATCGGAGATGGCGGCTGTGCGACGGGTGGGAAGCGGGAGGAGAGAAGCCCCGAACCTTTTCTCCTCCCGCTGAGTTATGCTTTCCGAGTTCCGCGCCCCCGGCCGCGTTGTGTTCCACCCAGGAGGTCAGACTGTGCGCATCACGCCGATAGCCGTGCTCTTTGTCGCATCCGGACTTGCTGCTCAGGAGGCGCAGCCCACGCTGCGTGTCCGCGAAGGCGCTGCGCCGCCGAGCAGAGACGCGACGACGTCCACCGCCTCGGCCTCCGCCGAGCGCCGTCTGATTACGGTGCCTGCTGGAACCAAAGTTCCGCTGGTGCTGAAGCACGGTATCTCGAGCAAGAATTCGCGCGCCGGCAACCAGGTGTACGCCTCCACCAGCTTCCCCGTCGCGATCAACGACCACATCGCCATTCCATCGGGGACGTACGTGCATGGCGAGATCAGCGAAGTTCGCCGCCCCGGTCACGTGAAGGGCAAGGCTGAAATCCTCATCCACTTCACCACGCTCGTGTTCCCCAACGGCTACACGGTCTCGCTCCCGGGCGCCGTGGAAGGCGCGCCGCAAACCGAGACCGGCTCCGGCAGCGGACAAATCAAGGACCAGGAAGGGACCATCCAGGGCGAGGGCAACAAGGCGCAGAAGGTCGGCACCATCGCCAGCACCGCCGGAACCGGCGCAGTGATTGGCGGCGTGACCAACGGCGGCAAGGGCGCCGCCATCGGCGCCGGCATCGGCGGCGCTGCCGGCGCGCTCATTACCATGCTGTCGCGCGGCCCCGACCTCGTGCTGCCGCCCGGAACTTCACTGGAGATGGTCTTCCAGCGCAACGTCACCCTCGACGAAGCCAAGATGAAGCGCGCGGACTAAGAGACCGTTTCAGGTTTCGAGTTTCCAGTTTCAGTTTCAAACAGCACGGCACGAGTCTCTCTCAGAGACATCTTGCCATGCGTTTTTGCTTTTGAGTTGAACTTGAAACTCGAAACCGCCTTACTTCAACGCGAACATCGCATTCACGTGCGCGCCCACGGTGACCGTGTTGGGCGTGAACTGCTCGGTTGGCGCGGGTGCGACCGGGGCTGCGCCGGCCGCGGTCTGGATCCGCATTTGCATGGGCACGACGGGCCCGCGTTCGTAGGTGTCAACCGACGCGTAGAGGACTTCGCCGAGCGTCCGTCCGCCGGCCTTCGCCACCGCCGCGGCTTCGCTGCGCGCGCGCTGGAAGGCGTCTTCCACCGCTTTCACCTTCGCGGACTCGGTGTCCTGCAGCTCGTACCGCAGCGACTGGTTTTCCGTGACGTCGAGTGACGCCAGTTGCTCCACGATGCCGGCTACTTTGGTGAAGTCCTTCAGCCGCGCGCTCACGCTGCTGTTCACCCGATACGCCAGCAATTTGCGCTTCGCTGAGCGGTAGTCGTACACGGGCTGCAGCGCGAAGTAGCCGATCTCGGCCTGCTTCGGATCGATGCCGTTGTTGCGCAGCAGGTCGCGCACCTGCTGCGCCGCGCGCGCCGCCCGGTCGTACGCCGCCTTCGCCGTTTCTTCCTGCGCGGCAATGTTGAACGAGACCACGG
This genomic interval from Terriglobales bacterium contains the following:
- a CDS encoding serine hydrolase, with translation MRTLIARSLFICLLAAHPLQGRIEAQKRRSRPSTQPALRPISSPRFAPLDAIVNDAIATHQVPGAVVVIGHNGAVVYRKAFGDRALEPKREPMTLDTIFDMASLTKPMATAMSIMRLVELGQVRLNEPFTRYMPECAKNGKEEITIRQLLTHYSGLRPDFDLDPPWTGYAAGLKLACDETPVTPPGSRFIYSDTNFILLGELVTRVSKMPLNQYAEAHIFAPLGLKYTRFLPPAAWLPHIAPTQYEEGAAGPMLRGVVHDPRARRMGGVAGHAGLFSRADDVAKFAQAVLDHKILSPLTIEKMTTPQQPINATSLRGLGWDLDTSFSSNRGDLLPIGSFGHTGFTGTSLWIDPTTKTYIAILANGVHPSGHGSAIALRNRVATAVAAALDLTPSEKEKVRTAEITGYNELLAGMRRVSARNGKVLTGIDVLEATNFAALRGPSRDGSGVRKIGLITNQTGLDAEGRRTLDVLARVPGIELKVLFSPEHGFAGQVDTTNVPDAKDEASGIPIFSTYGPGGFRKPAPELLRSLDAIVYDIQDAGARFYTYETTAAWFLEPARDAGVEFIVLDRPNPITGSFVQGPISDPGTESFVNWHQLPVRHGLTIGEAVQLYNGERKIGAKVTVVPMRGWFRGDWFDSTSLLWVNPSPNLRSMTAAALYTGVALVEGTNVSVGRGTDTPFEIVGAPWITPRPSPNTSSAGSKPRELAAYLNDRYISGVRFVPVTFTPAAGSKFGGQLCGGVGILLLDRTTLDAPHLGIEIASALHKLYPADFALDKMKALVANARVMDALARGEDPRRIVDDWRTDLENFVQMRQKYLIYK
- a CDS encoding serine hydrolase, with the translated sequence MHLLQTSRAQRGSMMAISLIKRAVLIVVLTATAFAADLQSQLEALVRAHHGQAAIYARHLKTGASVAVNADTPVPTASVIKLAIMVTAFDLAHAGKLSLEEKLALTKENQVSGSGILGALTPGLQITLGDAIVLMIQLSDNTATNMVIDRLSVAAVDQKLTAMGEKNTWLYKKVMKPAEGPMPSDQPKFGLGKTTAREMADVMASIERCDIGDAALCKRMIEILKGQQNRDAIPRYIEFADTSERPSMIANKTGSLDAVRNDVALVYTAGGPIVISAFTWDNQDRSWTPDNQGALLIGRMAQAILQAWAPAAVKPSAAGSASNAVPVTAAAPGTPKN
- a CDS encoding TrbI/VirB10 family protein; this translates as MRITPIAVLFVASGLAAQEAQPTLRVREGAAPPSRDATTSTASASAERRLITVPAGTKVPLVLKHGISSKNSRAGNQVYASTSFPVAINDHIAIPSGTYVHGEISEVRRPGHVKGKAEILIHFTTLVFPNGYTVSLPGAVEGAPQTETGSGSGQIKDQEGTIQGEGNKAQKVGTIASTAGTGAVIGGVTNGGKGAAIGAGIGGAAGALITMLSRGPDLVLPPGTSLEMVFQRNVTLDEAKMKRAD
- a CDS encoding SIMPL domain-containing protein, translated to MMKQIGKLMLVVCFLSTLSAAQERPAPAAMPNTVFVGADGKFEAAPDTAVVSFNIAAQEETAKAAYDRAARAAQQVRDLLRNNGIDPKQAEIGYFALQPVYDYRSAKRKLLAYRVNSSVSARLKDFTKVAGIVEQLASLDVTENQSLRYELQDTESAKVKAVEDAFQRARSEAAAVAKAGGRTLGEVLYASVDTYERGPVVPMQMRIQTAAGAAPVAPAPTEQFTPNTVTVGAHVNAMFALK